The window GTCGCCACGCACCACCAGCGGGATGTGCGGCCGCATGCGGTCGGTCTGGGTCGGGCGCTCGGTGGCCGGATGGCAGTTCATGCAGCGCGGTGACTGGATGACCTTGCCGGCCTCCTGAAACAGCGCCACCGCACGCTCGTTCCTGTTCTTGATCTTGGCGAAGGCCGAGACCGGCTGCAGCTTGGTCGTATTGCTGACCGCTGCATCGGCCTCCTGGAAGCCGGGCTCCGCGAATGCCAGCAGACCAGCCGCAAGACCGCCGGCTGCGAGCGCCAGCATCGATTGCTTGAACAGACTCATGCCGAAGCTCCCGGCACGATCGGCAATTGCCGCGGCCGCCCTACCCCGAGTTTGGCCATTGCGTTGGCGACGGCAGGCCCGAGCGGAGGCACGCCGGGTTCGCCGACGCCCGTTGGCTTCTCCGTCGACTTCACGATGACCACCTCGACCTTCGGCATCTCGTTGATGCGCAGCGAACGATAGGTGTCGAAGTTGCCGGCAACGGGTGCGCCGCCATCCAGCGTCTGTTCGGCATAGAGGATGTGGCCGAGGCCGAAGCCGATGCCGCCTTCCATCTGCGCGCGGATGATGTCGGGATTGACGGCAACGCCGCAATCCACCGCACACCAGACCTTGTGCACCTTCGGGCCGTCATCGGTCATCGACAGTTCGACCACCTGCGCAACGAAGGTGTTGAAGCTCTCGACCACGGCGACACCGCGGGCACGGCCGTCAGGAGTCTTGTAGTTCTTCCAGTCGGCGAGTTCTGCGACGGCCTTCAGCACGCCGGCATGGCGCGGCTTCTTGCTGAGCAATGCGAGCCGGCCTTCGATCGGATCCTTGCCGGCGGCCTCGAGCAGTTCATCGACAAAGGCTTCGACAGCATAGCCGGTATGGGTGTGTCCCACGGAGCGCCACCAAAGAACCGGCACGCCGACATCGATCTGATGCATGTCGCATTTGAAGTTCTCGACGTCATACGGGATTTCGTTCGAGCCTTCATAGGAGGTCGAGTCCAGACCGTCCTTGAAGGTGAACGATTCCATGAAGGAGCCCTTCATGATCGACTGCGAGACGATGGTGTCGCTCCACGCCTCGATCTTGCCGTCGCGCACAGCGCCGCGCATGCGGTGGATGCTGTAGGGCCGATAATAGCCGCCGCGCATGTCGTCTTCGCGGGTCCAGACCAGCTTGATCGGCTTGCCCGGTCCGATCGCCTTCGCGACTTCCGCTAGTTCGGTCGCCACGTGGGTCGATTGCTGGGCGCGGCGGCCAAAGCTTCCGCCGGCGAGAAGAACGTCGATCTTCACCTTCTCGATCGGCAGTCCGAGCACCTTGGAGAGGGCCATGTGGTCGGGCGTCGGAAACTGGCAGCCATAGCGCGCATGGACGGTTTCGCCATCCCACTTCAGGTAAGCGTTGAGCGGCTCCATCGCAGCATGGGCGAGATAGGGGAAGACG is drawn from Nitrobacteraceae bacterium AZCC 2146 and contains these coding sequences:
- a CDS encoding isoquinoline 1-oxidoreductase beta subunit (product_source=KO:K07303; cath_funfam=3.30.365.10; cog=COG1529; ko=KO:K07303; pfam=PF02738; superfamily=56003) — its product is MTVHDTKLSRRTLLKGGAGLVLGAYVARADKLFAQAAAKNPVNIAPNTFLIIKPDNTVTVLCKAIEFGQGPFTGMATLVAEELDADWSQMRADHAPSNPALYKNLVFGMQGTGGSTAIANSYIQMRQVGAAARQMLVAAAAEAWQVPAGEITVENGVIKHASGKEGRFGEFADKAMQMPVPSDPKLKDPSAFKLIGKEGVVKRLDSADKTNGKAFYTLDINEPDMLTVVVARSPKFGGKVASFDATAAKTIAGVVDVKQVPTGVAVYAKGFWPAKMGREALKISWDDSKAEKRGSAELLQQFRGLSKTPGKLVKAEGDFAASMAKGGRVVEVEYVFPYLAHAAMEPLNAYLKWDGETVHARYGCQFPTPDHMALSKVLGLPIEKVKIDVLLAGGSFGRRAQQSTHVATELAEVAKAIGPGKPIKLVWTREDDMRGGYYRPYSIHRMRGAVRDGKIEAWSDTIVSQSIMKGSFMESFTFKDGLDSTSYEGSNEIPYDVENFKCDMHQIDVGVPVLWWRSVGHTHTGYAVEAFVDELLEAAGKDPIEGRLALLSKKPRHAGVLKAVAELADWKNYKTPDGRARGVAVVESFNTFVAQVVELSMTDDGPKVHKVWCAVDCGVAVNPDIIRAQMEGGIGFGLGHILYAEQTLDGGAPVAGNFDTYRSLRINEMPKVEVVIVKSTEKPTGVGEPGVPPLGPAVANAMAKLGVGRPRQLPIVPGASA